ATTGTTCTCATCTCGGCGCCCGTGATCTCGGTTTCCGTGTTTTTTCTGGGACGAATCACCTATCGGTTACACGGCCGTATTCAGGATCAGTTCTCGGAGCTTTCGGCGCATGCACAGGAGAATCTGGCGGGCGTGCGGGTCGTGCGGGCGTTCGCTCAGGAGGAGCGAGAGATCGGCCGGTTCGGAGAGCTGAACGAGGAGTACATTCGCCGCAATATCGCAATGGTCCGGGTGCAGGCGCTGTTCATGCCCGTGATGGCGCTGTTTTTCGAGATCGGCACGGCCGTGATTCTCTTTTTCGGAGGTTGGGGGATTATCCACGCCCAACTGACTCTGGGCGACTTCGTGGGTTTCGTCGGCTATCTCGGAATGCTGGCCTGGCCGATGATCGCCATCGGTTGGGTGGCTAATCTGTACCAGCGCGGCGCAGCCTCGATGCGGAGGTTGAACGAGATTCTCGAAACGGAACCCCAAATTGTTTCACCGCTATCCTCCCATCGGCCGGCCGAGGTAAGGGGGGAGATTGTTTTTGAGGGCGTGAGTTTCCAGTACGATGGCTCGGCGAATACACTTCACGACGTCAATCTGGTCATTCCGTCCGGGCGAACGGTGGCGATTGTCGGACGGACGGGCAGCGGAAAGAGCACTCTGGTCTCGCTGATTCCGCGTGTGTTCGATCCCACCGAGGGTCGCGTGTTGATAGACGGCGTGCCGACGACATCGTGGGACTTGAAAGCACTGCGCTCGGCAATCGGAATGGTGCCGCAAGACGCACTGCTGTTCTCCGATACGCTGGCGGCGAATCTCCGGTTCTCTTCCGATGCCGTGAAACAGGAGGATTTCGAACGAGCTACCGTGACGTCTCAGATCGTCACCGACGTTGCAGAGTTTCGCGACGGCTATGCGACGATGGTGGGAGAACGGGGTCTGACGCTGTCGGGGGGGCAGAAGGGACGGGCGACGCTCGCCCGAGCGCTGCTGCACGATCCGGCGATTCTCATTCTGGATGACGCTCTGGCGGCGGTGGATACGCATACCGAGGAACGGATTCTCCAACCATTGCGCGAATTCACGCGGGGACGAACGTCGCTGATTATCTCACACCGGGTTTCGACGGTCAGGCACGCCGACGAGATCATCGTGCTCGATGAAGGACGGATTATCGAACGCGGCACTCATGACCAACTTGTTTCCGCCGGCGGCTACTATGCCGAGCTCGAGCGCTTGCAGCGTATCGAAAAAGAGCTGGAAGAAATCAACGGGCAACCGAGCCAAACATGAGCGACGACTGGAAGCAAGAAGAGGAAGTGCTCGGCAAGGCCTATGACGCCCGACTGGCGAAGCGGCTGTGGAGCTACGTGGGCGATCAGCGAGGACGAATCGCGATCGCCGTGCTGTTGCTGATCGTGGGCGCGGCGGCTGAGCTCGCAGGTCCCGTGCTGGTGAAGATTGCCATTGACAAACACATCGCCGTCGGCGATTGGCCGGGTCTGGCGAAGATTGTTCTCGCGTTCATCGGACTCGCCTTCGCATCGGCGATCTTCCGCTGGGGCCAGATGTTTCTGACCGGAGCGGCCGGTCAATTCATCGTCGGCCGGTTGCGGATGCAGCTCTTCGACAAGCTGCAGCGTCTCAGCATTCCCTACTATGACCGCAATCCAGTCGGACGGTCCATGTCCAGACTGACCTCCGACGTGCAGGCGCTCTACGAGTTGTTCAGCTCCGGAGTGGTGGCGATCGTGGGAGACGTGGTGACGCTGATCGGGATCGTGGTTGTGATGATGGTCATCAACTGGAAGCTGGCTCTGATCACGCTGTCGGTGATTCCGATTCTCATCTGGATCACCTTCGTTTTCCGCAAGCACGTGAGAGATCTCTATCGGCAGACGCGGACGAAGATCGCCCGGCTGAACAGCTACCTGCACGAAAACATCATCGGCATGAGGGTCGTGCAGCTTTTCAATCGGGAGCCGCGACACTTCGAGAAGTTCGACGAGATCGGTTCCGATCTGAAACGCACGTATTTGCGCACCGTGTTGTATTACGCGCTGTTCTTTCCGGCGGTGGACTTGGTGTACGCGGTGGCTATTGGGCTTATCCTGTTCGGCGGCGGGAATCTGATGCTGGCGGGAGCCGTGACTTTGGGCACGCTGGTGGCGTTTATTCAGTACGTAGACCGCTTCTATCGTCCGGTGCGCGATCTGGCCGAAAAATACAATATCCTGCAGGAAGCGATGGCCGCGGCCGAACGGGTGTTTCAGGTTCTCGATCATCCCATCGAAGTCCCACCCGC
The sequence above is drawn from the bacterium genome and encodes:
- a CDS encoding ABC transporter ATP-binding protein/permease; translation: MSALISLLPYLRPYRSVIVWGALIAVFNNAVGALAPWIVKLAIDSLSQTPSSAILAKYALLLVAVVAVACGLRFLLRKILIGMSRHVELDLRNSVFAHLQRLSASFYNRNRAGDLMARLTSDLERVRYVLGPGIMYPLDTVTVGVFSLAMMLLISPKLTLIVLISAPVISVSVFFLGRITYRLHGRIQDQFSELSAHAQENLAGVRVVRAFAQEEREIGRFGELNEEYIRRNIAMVRVQALFMPVMALFFEIGTAVILFFGGWGIIHAQLTLGDFVGFVGYLGMLAWPMIAIGWVANLYQRGAASMRRLNEILETEPQIVSPLSSHRPAEVRGEIVFEGVSFQYDGSANTLHDVNLVIPSGRTVAIVGRTGSGKSTLVSLIPRVFDPTEGRVLIDGVPTTSWDLKALRSAIGMVPQDALLFSDTLAANLRFSSDAVKQEDFERATVTSQIVTDVAEFRDGYATMVGERGLTLSGGQKGRATLARALLHDPAILILDDALAAVDTHTEERILQPLREFTRGRTSLIISHRVSTVRHADEIIVLDEGRIIERGTHDQLVSAGGYYAELERLQRIEKELEEINGQPSQT
- a CDS encoding ABC transporter ATP-binding protein/permease, whose product is MSDDWKQEEEVLGKAYDARLAKRLWSYVGDQRGRIAIAVLLLIVGAAAELAGPVLVKIAIDKHIAVGDWPGLAKIVLAFIGLAFASAIFRWGQMFLTGAAGQFIVGRLRMQLFDKLQRLSIPYYDRNPVGRSMSRLTSDVQALYELFSSGVVAIVGDVVTLIGIVVVMMVINWKLALITLSVIPILIWITFVFRKHVRDLYRQTRTKIARLNSYLHENIIGMRVVQLFNREPRHFEKFDEIGSDLKRTYLRTVLYYALFFPAVDLVYAVAIGLILFGGGNLMLAGAVTLGTLVAFIQYVDRFYRPVRDLAEKYNILQEAMAAAERVFQVLDHPIEVPPASSPVAFDLGVDRGFSVEFRNVWFAYRDEEWVLKDVSFRVEPGESVAVVGATGAGKTTLISLLSRFYDVQRGEILVGGKNIRELDLRALRRAMGIVLQDVVVFAGTIEDNIRYGCPEQDADTVQEAARIVHADRFIRNLPQGYREPVMERGATLSTGERQLLAFARALLCQPPILILDEATASIDTETERLIQDAIARLLEGRTSIIIAHRLSTIQRCSRILVFHHGRLVEQGKPSELLAAKGVYYRLYQLQFGRVAESAGADLVP